CATGAATACAAGGCTATCAAGCGTTACTGGAAGCTCATCCAACAGGATAGTCGAAAACTCAGCGATAAACGTTTTTATCGTCCTACTTTTCGTATTCACTTGACCAATAAAGAGATTCTAGACAAGCTTTTGAGCTATTCAGAAGACTTGAAACACCACTATCAGATCTATCAGCTCTTGCTTTTTCACTTTCAGAACAAAGACCCTGAGAAATTTTTCGGACTCATTGAGGACAATCTGAAGCAGGTTCATCCTATTTTTCAGACTGTCTTTAAAACCTTTCTAAAGAACAAAGAGAAAATCATCAACGCTCTTCAATTACCTTATTCCAACGCAAAATTGGAAGCGACCAATAATCTCATCAAACTTATCAAACGAAACGCCTTTGGATTTCGGAACTTTGAAAACTTCAAAAAAAGGATTTTTATAGCTCTAAACATCAAAAAAGAAAGGACGAATTTTGTCCTTTCTCGATCTTAGCTGACTTCAACCCACTACAGTTGACAAAGAGCCAAAAAAGGAAGCAATTTGGCTTCCTTTTTATTATTAGTTATTCAAGGCTGCTGCCATTGTAGCTGCAACTTCAGCTTCAAAGTCATTTGCAGCTTTCTCGATACCTTCACCGACTTCAAAGCGAGCGAACTCAACTACTGAAGCGTTAACTGATTCAAGGTATGCTTCAACTGTCTTGCTGTCATCCATGATATAGACTTGTGCAAGAAGTGTATAAGCTTGGTCAACTTTAGTGTTGTCAAGCATGAAGCGATCCATTTTACCTGGGATGATTTTATCCCAGATTTTTTCAGGTTTGCCTTCTGCAGCCAATTCAGCTTTGATGTCAGCTTCAGCTTGAGCGATCACTTCATCAGTCAATTGAGATTTTGATCCATACTTCAAGTGTGGAAGAGCTGGTTTGTTAACCATTGCACGGCTTTCGTTGTCCTGGTCGATTACGTGGTTCAATTGTGCCAACTCATCTTTAACGAATTGCTCATCCAATTCTTTATAAGAAAGAACTGTTGGTTTCATCGCTGCGATGTGCATTGACAATTGTTTAGCAAGTGCTTCGTCTCCACCTTCAACAACTGAAATAACACCGATACGTCCACCGTTATGTTGGTAAGCTCCAAAGTGTTGTGCATCTGTTTTTTCAAGCAAAGCAAAACGACGGAATGAAATTTTTTCACCGATTGTAGCTGTTGCAGATACATATGCAGCTTCAAGAGTTTCACCTGAAGGCATTGTCAAAGCAAGAGCTTCTTCGTTGTTCGCTGGTTTTCCTTCAGCAATTACTTTAGCTGTAGTATTTACCAATTCAACGAATTGAGCGTTTTTCGCAACGAAGTCAGTTTCAGCATTTACTTCAACTACTGCTCCAACGTTACCGTTAACGTAAACACCAGTCAAACCTTCTGCAGCAACACGGTCAGCCTTCTTAGCTGCCTTAGCCATACCTTTTTCACGAAGCAATTCAATCGCTTTTTCGATGTCACCGTCTGTTTCTACAAGCGCTTTTTTAGCGTCCATAACTCCGGCACCAGATTTTTCACGCAACTCTTTTACAAGTTTAGCTGTAATTTCTGCCATTTTGATTCTCCTATATTTTTTAAAAATAGGAGAGCCGGGCTAAGCCCCGCCCTCCTAGGTAATTACTATTTGTATAAATTAAGCGTTGTCGCCTTCTACAACTTCAACGATTTCTTCAATTGAATCTGCTTGAGCTTCAGAAGCTGCAAATTCTGCTTCAACTGCTGCTGCATCTTCACCTTGACGTCCTTCGATGATAGCGTCAGCCAATTTAGCTGTGATCAATTTAACAGCGCGGATAGCATCATCGTTAGCTGGGATGATTACATCGATATCATCTGGATCAGTGTTTGTGTCAACCATCGCTACAACTGGGATTCCCAATTTTTTAGCTTCTTTAACAGCGATTTGCTCTTTATGTGGGTCAACTACGTACATAACATCTGGGATACGAGGCATATCTTCGATACCACCCAAGAATTTTTCAAGACGTGCACGTTGTTTGTTAAGAAGTGCAACTTCTTTCTTAGGAAGAACTTCAAAAGTCCCATCTTCTTCCATACGTTTGATTTCTTTCAAACGAGCGATACGTTTTTGGATTGTTCCCCAGTTTGTAAGAGTTCCACCCAACCAACGGTGGTTGATGAAGTATTGACCTGAACGTACTGCTTCTTCAGCAACTGCATCAGCTGCTTGTTTCTTAGTACCAACGAACAATACAACTGCATCGTTAGCTGCTGCATCACGCATGAAATTGTAAGCTTGGTCAGCGTATTTTACAGTTTGTTGCAAGTCGATAACGTGGATTCCGTTACGTTCAGTGAAGATGTACTTAGCCATCTTAGGGTTCCAGCGACGAGTTTGGTGACCAAAGTGAACACCAGCCTCAAGAAGTTGTTTCATTGAAATTACTGCCATGAGTATTTCTCCTTTTTGTTTTTTCCTCTTCTTGACTTCAACTCGCAAAACGACCTAAAGGCAACTGTTTCACAATTCATCAAGAATGAGTATTATCGTTCACACGACAAGTTTTATTTTACCATACTTTTTCAATATTTTCAAGTAATTTTAGTAGATTTCTAAAGTAAGTTAACTATATAAATCATAAAAGAGACTCAAATCGAGCCTCTTCGTTTCATTCATTAGTTTGGATAAATGTATGTTACAAAACCTTCTGAAGTTGTAGTAGGATTGAACCATCCACGTTTATTTCCGAGTGTACGGTTTCCACCATAGTTTGATTCAGATACTTGGATACTTGTTGATGATGAAACAGCAGTAACCACAGCTACGTGTCCATATCCACCATCATTCCAACATGCAATGGCACCAACTTGAGGTGTAGATCCTGTACGGAATCCTGCTGCAGCTGCACTTGTAGCCCATTGTGCTCCATTACCCCAGTAATCTCCAGCCCAAGGTGCCAATGTTTTAGCTCCCCATGTACACTCACCAACTGGATAACTTGAAGCATTTGTACTGTATGTTGGACGTTGTTTCACTGGTGCAGGAGTGTAGCTTGTTGATTCTACTGAAGCACTGCTTGAAGATGATTCAGACGAACTTGACTCAGATGAACTTGATGAAGCAGTAGTAGATACTGCTTGAACTTCTGCTGTAAAAGTTGTATTTCCAGAAGCAGCTACTGTTTGTTGTTGACTTGCTTGTTTAGCTTTATAAGCTGCTTCTGCTTCTGCAGCTGCTTTAGCTTCTGCTTCTGCTGCAGCTTTTTTCTCAAGTAAACTTGCTTTTTCATCCTCTGCAGTAGCCTTTTCAGCAGCAAGATTCAATTCTGCAGCTTTCAACTCTGCTTGTTTTGTAGTTAATGATTGAGCATCATCAGCTAGTTTTTGCTGATTTGCAATAACTGTATTAATTGCATCATTGTTTGCTACTTGTTTTTCAGAAATAGCTTGTTTATCTGCTTTTTGTTGTTCCAACATCTTGTTGTTTGCAGACACGATTTCACTCATTGCAGCAACACGTGAAATAGCTTCTGTAATTGATTTTGAATTCACAACTGTATTGATGTAATTTGTTGCAGCCCCATTTGTTTGAGCACTACGAGCTTGTTTTTGCAATGAATCATTACGAGATACAATATTCTTAGAAAGTTCTGTAATTTCGCCCTCAAGCTTTTTAGATTCTGCTTGTAGTCTATCATTTTCAGATTGCAAGTTTGATTGCTCTGTTTGAATAGCAGATACTTGCTCCTGAATTTGATCAACTTGTTGTTGAGCTTCTTGTTGTTGTGCTGTTAAGTTACTAATTTTTTTATCTTGAGCAGTAATTTTGTCATCAGTAGTTTCTGCATGCGCAGTTGTTAAAACAGCTGCTTGAGAAACCATTACTGTACTTAGTAAAAGTGAAGCTAAGATTTTTTTCTTCATAGTTCGTAGATACTCCTTCTTTTAAAGACATTACTAGTATACCAAAAAAAGGCCTAATGAATATTACGCCTTTGTTACATTTTTGTGTCTTTCTTATAGATAAAATTTTTCAAAAATAAACTGAAAAATAATCATCCATATAAGGTTCAAAATCATTGATGGCACTAAACTATAGACTATAAATAAAGACATACTATCCACAGTTAAACCTACCACTAATGCAAGTATATAAGCTCCCATCTCAAATAGAAAAGTCATGACAATAATTGCCAACATTCTCGTCCAACGATTCAATAAAATAACGCTATTAAATTTATGAAGAAATACCCCCAACAAGACGAATAACAGAGTCGCAATCCCTATCAAGTGGAAAAAGTAAATATCATAAATCAAACCAACTACAAAACAATAAGCTAAGTAGAAGTACTCTGATACTTCAATCGTCTCAAATAAGAGAAACAAAAATAGAAAATGACTAACCAACTGCTCGTGGGGAAAAAATGAGCCCAGAAGTTGACTAATATGAGCATCAATTAGAACAAAGAAAGGAAGCAATAAAAATACTCCGACCCGCTTCAACTGTCTCATTATGAATTCTCCACTAATTCTATCACACTTACATTATGAGTATCTGCACTCAATTTAACAGTTACTTCTCGTGCCAAGTAGTCCGTACTATGCGTTGTGGTAACCACTTCACCAACAGGAATATCAGCAACGTTAAAGTTTCCTAATCCACCAGTGGTCACCTTATCACCCGCACTAATATCGCTACTACTATTTAATTGGCTGATTTTAAGAACTTCATTTTCCTTGTCATAGCCAACAATAATCCCATAAATTGTAGTAGAACCATGTTGAATTTTAACAGAAATCTTATCAGCATTTTCCGTATTTGTCAGAAGGTTGACCATAGTAGAATTCTCCTCTACTTTTGAAACACTCCCAATCAAACCACCATTTGCAATGGCTAACATATTTTCAGAAGCCCCTTTTGATTTGCCTACATTCAAGGTCAATTCCTGCTTCCAAGATACCGGAGAACGCATAATGACATCTGCTGCTAAGGTCTTTGTAGCTTGCAACTTGGACTTCATATCAAGCAATTGGCGCAATTGTTCATTTTCTGTCTTCAAACTTTCCGCCTCATTTGATTTAACTTCTAATTGGTAAATCTGTTTCTTCAAACTTTCATTTTCATTATAAGTTTGTGTCAAATGAGCCAAATCTGATTTGACAGAATCAAACCACTGAAAAGGTTTTTGTACAACTCTATCAACCAATGAGATTCCATCTCCTAATTTTGTCACAATTGTACTTGAATAAGTCGTCGCTAAGAGAGCTGACACAAGCAGAACAGTGACAAAAACAATAATGACATATTTTGATTTTTTAAAACGGTTCATATCCCTACCTTTATATCAAAAACTGTTACAGTAACTTTTTATCAATTCCGGAAAGCTACTAAGATTTTAAGAAAAATAAGCAACAACCAAGTACGATAATAACAAGAATGGTCAGCGTATCCTTTCGAGTCCATTTCAGTTGTCGGTATTGACTTCTGCCTTTTCCCCCCTGATAACCACGCGCTTCCATGGCGATAGCCAAGGAATCCGCACGTTTTAAACTTGTCGCAAAAAGAGGAATCAATATGGGAATCATCGCCTTCACCTTTTGAACAATGTTTCCTTCACCAAAATCCACTCCACGCGCTTTCTGTGCATTCATAATCCGCGTCGTATCATCCATCAAGGTTGGGACAAAACGCAAACTCATAGACAGCATCAAACCAATTTCATGAACTGGAACTTTCACACGCTTTAAAGGCGCTAATAGAGCTTCGACAGCTGATGCCAAACTTAAGGGCATGGTCGTTAAGGTTAGCAAAGTTGAATAGAAAATAATCAATACAAAGCGACAAAAAATAATCCCAGCTTGTTGCAAAGCATAATCTGTGATTCTCACAAACGAAAACTCAAATAAAACATTCCCATTAGAAATGAAAAATAGTTGAAAAATAGTTGTGAAGGCAATCAAGAAAAACATAGATTTCAAGCCCTGAATAAAAAATGAAAGAGATATTCCTGACAAGGCAATAAATATCCCTGTCGCTATAAAAAGAATTAGATTCGTCAAAGGATTATTAGCCCAAAAAACGATCAAAATCAGTAGCATCATAGCAAGTAATTTACTACGCGGATCCAATCGGTGAACAATCGAATCCCCTGGGATATAACGCCCCAAAATCATACTATCCATTTAGCGACTCCTTGAACTCCTCTATCTTAATCGGTAATCGTTTAAATGACACGCCTCTATCAGCCAATCGTTTACAAAAGGCTGTAATTTTAGGTACTCCCAGCTGCACTTCTTCCATAAAGACAACATCTTGAAAGACATCACTTGGTTTACCACCCTTAACTAAACTTCCCTTTTCCATCACATAGACTTGATTCGCATATTCAGCAACATCATCCATCAAATGCGTCACCAAGACAATGGTCATCCCTGACTGGTGGAGTTTTTTGAACAAATTCATCAACTCTTTTCTTCCCAGAGGGTCCAGGCCTGCTGTGGGTTCATCTAAGACTAATATAGCTGGCTCCATGGCAAGTATACCTGCAATGGCAACACGTCTCATTTGTCCACCTGACAGCTCAAACGGACTACGATCAAAAAGTGATTCATCAATTCCAACAAGAGCCAGTTTCTTACGTGCAATCTGCTCCGCATCTTCTTCAGAAACTCCAAAATTTTGCGGTCCAAAAGCAACATCTTTCAAAACCGTTTCTTCAAAGATCTGATTTTCAGCAAACTGAAATACCAAGCCAACCTGTTTTCTAATTTGACGAATATCTTTATTTTTAGAAGTCGAGGTGATTAAGGTGTCAAAAACTCTTACGCTCCCTTGACTTGGCACCAATAAACCATTTAAGAGTTGTAAAATAGTTGATTTACCACTACCTGTGTGTCCAATTAAAGCCGTATAAGAACCATCTTCAATCGTCAAAGAAACATCCGACAAAGCTGTTGAAGCTAGGGGAGTCCCTTCTTGATAGGTAAAATTCACATTTTCTAGAGCAATTCCCATAGCTTATCCTCTAGCTCACTTTCTGTCAAATAATTTTCAGGTAAATCATAGCCATTCTGGCTCAAAGAATGTTTTAATTGATTAGCAAAAGGATCGTCTAATCCAATTTGATCCAAATCATTTCGAGAGAAAAGCTCCCTTGGACTACTAGTTGATTCAATTTCCCCTTTTTTCATGATCAATACGCGGTCACTCATGGCAACTTCTTCCAAATCATGTGTGATGGAAATGACCGTCATATCATAGTCTTTTCGAATTTCTTTTACTGTCTCAATCAGTTCTCTACGCCCCTCAGGATCCAACATACTTGTTGCTTCATCTAAGATTAAAATAGCTGGTCTTAGGGCTACGACACCTGCAATAGCTACACGTTGCTTTTGGCCACCTGATAGACGCGCCGGCTCTCTCTTTTTAAAGTCCAACATGCCAACCAAATCCAGAGCTTCTTCCACTCTCTTTTTCATTTCTTGACGAGAAAGACCTTGATTTTCCAAACCAAAGGCAACATCATCTTCAACAGTCGCTCCAACAAATTGATTATCTGGATTTTGAAAAACCATACCGATTTGACGACGTATATTCCAAACATTTTCCTCAGTCAGCCGTTGGCCATCTATTACAATCTCTCCAGACTCCGCTTCCAATAAGCCATCAATTAATCGGACAGTAGTTGATTTACCACTACCATTATGCCCCACAATCGAAAGCCATTCTCCACGTTTCACGTGAAACGTAATATCCTTCACATCATAGTATTCCTGACTTTCCTTATAGCGAAAAGAAAGATTTTTTACATCAATTACTGATTTCATTTCGAACCAAATGTCCCTTTAAATACATAGGCACTACCCTTGAAATAATCATAGCCAGAGTAGATAGTGAAAAACAAGGCTACATAAAGTAGAACTTGACCAAGCAAAGTCCAATGTAATAGCAAGAAAATAATGGCAAACATCTGACTAAAAGTTTTAATTTTTCCAGGCATGGCTGCTGCTAAAACTGTTCCACCAGTTTCAACCAATAAAAGTCTTAAACCTGTCACAGCCAACTCACGACAGATGATTACTGCAACAATCCAAGCCGGAGCCATACCCAACTCAATCAACATGATAAAAGCCGACATAACTAGCAACTTATCCGCCATTGGATCTGCAAACTTCCCAAAGTTGCTAACCACACTCCATTTACGAGCTAAATATCCATCTAAATAGTCGGTAATACTGGCAATAGCAAAGATAATAGCTGCTACTATATGACTCTCTAGCGAATTCCCTATCGTTAAAATAAAGATAAAAATAGGTATAAAAAGAATTCGACCTATTGTTAAGAGATTTGGAATTTGTTCTTTTTTCATTCGTTTTTCCTTAATTTTTAGTAAAGGTTAGAGTGATTTTTCCAGTCTGAGCTGTTAATTTCGATAAGTCAACAGTCTGATTATCTACTGTTAAGGTAACTCCTTTAACAACACCTAAGGTAATGGTCACAGGATTTTTTGTTGAAACTGTTGTCTCCGCACTTTTATTATCCTGTGATAAGGTCACACCACCCTCAAGATCACTTTCTGAAACACTAACCCAACTTCTAGCATCTGAGACTGATAATTGTAATTTTGCAGTTTCCTTGCTCGTTTTATAAGCAACTTCTACTATATTTCCTTCACCTGATACCGTTATAGCTGGTTCCATATTCGAAGAACTACTAGATGAGCTACTGCTTGAGGATGGAGTTACAGAACTAGTCGAGCTTGTTGCTTGGACTACACTATAACTAGACGCAGATGAACGCTCAGGTTGAGTTTGAATATAGTTCCAAACATAGTAAGTCACAAAAATGACAATCGATAGGGCAAAGAGTATAAAGTAAAATAAAGGTAAAAATGATGTCCTATTTTTCTTACTTGAACGTCTCCTGCCTGTTAACTCCTCTTGATCAACATCTACTTCCTCATAAGTAATCATGCTACCAGAATCATAAGCATCCAAGACAATTCTCTCATCTAGCTCAACTGCCCACGCATACTTTCGTAAAAAAGAACGAGCATAAAATGGACTAGGAAGTTGATCAAAATCATCAGCTTCCATTGCCTCCAACATATCCAACTGAATTTCTGTTTTTTTCTGCAATTCATCTAAACTCAATCCCTGATTGATTCTAGCTAATCGTAAAACCTCACCAATTGTTTTTTTCCTCATACTTGTCATCCCTTCTTTCTAGTGTCTACTATGATAGGTTACTACGATGGAAATATTGTAAAATCAACTATATCACCATCATCTATTAAATGGTGTCCAGCATCAAGGACATCCTCTAAAGTAATTTCCTGTAAAATTTTCGGCAAATCAAAAATTGTCTCACCATTTTCAAAAGCATCATATTGCGTTGCAATAAATTCAAGAGAGTTCATGCTACTAAAAAATTCTCCAAACATCTCTCTTTTTATAATATCTAAATGATCCTCTGTAATATCTAAATCCTTTGCAAAATTACAAATAGCTTTCCTAAACTGATGAGATAAAGCAACTGGCTCTTTTGTATCCATTGTCAATATGACAAAATGAAAGCGACTTGTTACTTCAATTTCAAGAGATAAAGAAGCATCTATTTTACCTGATTCATATAATTTTTGAAAACGATCCGAGGTCCAACAAAACATCATTGTAAACAATAATTTTAATAAAATATGATGTCGATAGCAATCCGTCTCAGCAACTTCTCGCTTCCCTCTAATCCCAATCGCTAGTTTGGGAGAAGATACTTCCATTCTCATACTTTCTGTTTGCTTTACATCCTGTAAAACAATTTTTTCTCTTACCACTCCCTGAACATCTAAATCTTTCAATTCTTTTCTTTCAAAATAGTCCTGTACTTGCTCCACTTCAAAATTGCCAACTAAAAACAGAGACATGTTTACAGGCTTGTAAAACCTTGTAAAATTGTCTTTCAAATTAATTAGATTGATTTGGGAAATGGACTCCTCACTACCAACTATATCAGTTGCTAAAGGTGTTCCAGGATACAAATTCGCTAAAGTTGAAAAGAATAAACACGAATCTGGATCATCTTGATACATTTCTCGTTCTTGCTGAATAATATCCTGCTCTCTTAAAATAGAATCTTCAGTAAAGTGTGCTGATGTTACCAATTCATCAAGTAAGTCTAAATTTTCTAAAAAATGATCCGTTGCTGAAAAAAGATAACTTGTTTTTGTAAAACTTGTAAAGGCATTACTATCTGCACCTAGACTCGTAAAAGCCGACATCAAATCACCAGAATCTTCTCTTTCAAATAATTTATGTTCAAGAAAATGAGCAATTCCTGCAGGATATTCTTTTACATCTCCGTCAACTTCTGTGACAAGCATATCTACCGAACCAAACTGTACAGTTACACTCCCGTAAACCTCTTTAAATTCCTTTTTAGGCAAAAGAGCAACTGTCAATCCATT
This window of the Streptococcus sp. 116-D4 genome carries:
- the tsf gene encoding translation elongation factor Ts, which codes for MAEITAKLVKELREKSGAGVMDAKKALVETDGDIEKAIELLREKGMAKAAKKADRVAAEGLTGVYVNGNVGAVVEVNAETDFVAKNAQFVELVNTTAKVIAEGKPANNEEALALTMPSGETLEAAYVSATATIGEKISFRRFALLEKTDAQHFGAYQHNGGRIGVISVVEGGDEALAKQLSMHIAAMKPTVLSYKELDEQFVKDELAQLNHVIDQDNESRAMVNKPALPHLKYGSKSQLTDEVIAQAEADIKAELAAEGKPEKIWDKIIPGKMDRFMLDNTKVDQAYTLLAQVYIMDDSKTVEAYLESVNASVVEFARFEVGEGIEKAANDFEAEVAATMAAALNN
- the rpsB gene encoding 30S ribosomal protein S2; translated protein: MAVISMKQLLEAGVHFGHQTRRWNPKMAKYIFTERNGIHVIDLQQTVKYADQAYNFMRDAAANDAVVLFVGTKKQAADAVAEEAVRSGQYFINHRWLGGTLTNWGTIQKRIARLKEIKRMEEDGTFEVLPKKEVALLNKQRARLEKFLGGIEDMPRIPDVMYVVDPHKEQIAVKEAKKLGIPVVAMVDTNTDPDDIDVIIPANDDAIRAVKLITAKLADAIIEGRQGEDAAAVEAEFAASEAQADSIEEIVEVVEGDNA
- the pcsB gene encoding peptidoglycan hydrolase PcsB; this translates as MKKKILASLLLSTVMVSQAAVLTTAHAETTDDKITAQDKKISNLTAQQQEAQQQVDQIQEQVSAIQTEQSNLQSENDRLQAESKKLEGEITELSKNIVSRNDSLQKQARSAQTNGAATNYINTVVNSKSITEAISRVAAMSEIVSANNKMLEQQKADKQAISEKQVANNDAINTVIANQQKLADDAQSLTTKQAELKAAELNLAAEKATAEDEKASLLEKKAAAEAEAKAAAEAEAAYKAKQASQQQTVAASGNTTFTAEVQAVSTTASSSSSESSSSESSSSSASVESTSYTPAPVKQRPTYSTNASSYPVGECTWGAKTLAPWAGDYWGNGAQWATSAAAAGFRTGSTPQVGAIACWNDGGYGHVAVVTAVSSSTSIQVSESNYGGNRTLGNKRGWFNPTTTSEGFVTYIYPN
- the mreD gene encoding rod shape-determining protein MreD translates to MRQLKRVGVFLLLPFFVLIDAHISQLLGSFFPHEQLVSHFLFLFLLFETIEVSEYFYLAYCFVVGLIYDIYFFHLIGIATLLFVLLGVFLHKFNSVILLNRWTRMLAIIVMTFLFEMGAYILALVVGLTVDSMSLFIVYSLVPSMILNLIWMIIFQFIFEKFYL
- the mreC gene encoding rod shape-determining protein MreC — its product is MNRFKKSKYVIIVFVTVLLVSALLATTYSSTIVTKLGDGISLVDRVVQKPFQWFDSVKSDLAHLTQTYNENESLKKQIYQLEVKSNEAESLKTENEQLRQLLDMKSKLQATKTLAADVIMRSPVSWKQELTLNVGKSKGASENMLAIANGGLIGSVSKVEENSTMVNLLTNTENADKISVKIQHGSTTIYGIIVGYDKENEVLKISQLNSSSDISAGDKVTTGGLGNFNVADIPVGEVVTTTHSTDYLAREVTVKLSADTHNVSVIELVENS
- a CDS encoding energy-coupling factor transporter transmembrane component T family protein, producing MDSMILGRYIPGDSIVHRLDPRSKLLAMMLLILIVFWANNPLTNLILFIATGIFIALSGISLSFFIQGLKSMFFLIAFTTIFQLFFISNGNVLFEFSFVRITDYALQQAGIIFCRFVLIIFYSTLLTLTTMPLSLASAVEALLAPLKRVKVPVHEIGLMLSMSLRFVPTLMDDTTRIMNAQKARGVDFGEGNIVQKVKAMIPILIPLFATSLKRADSLAIAMEARGYQGGKGRSQYRQLKWTRKDTLTILVIIVLGCCLFFLKS
- a CDS encoding energy-coupling factor transporter ATPase encodes the protein MGIALENVNFTYQEGTPLASTALSDVSLTIEDGSYTALIGHTGSGKSTILQLLNGLLVPSQGSVRVFDTLITSTSKNKDIRQIRKQVGLVFQFAENQIFEETVLKDVAFGPQNFGVSEEDAEQIARKKLALVGIDESLFDRSPFELSGGQMRRVAIAGILAMEPAILVLDEPTAGLDPLGRKELMNLFKKLHQSGMTIVLVTHLMDDVAEYANQVYVMEKGSLVKGGKPSDVFQDVVFMEEVQLGVPKITAFCKRLADRGVSFKRLPIKIEEFKESLNG
- a CDS encoding energy-coupling factor ABC transporter ATP-binding protein, encoding MKSVIDVKNLSFRYKESQEYYDVKDITFHVKRGEWLSIVGHNGSGKSTTVRLIDGLLEAESGEIVIDGQRLTEENVWNIRRQIGMVFQNPDNQFVGATVEDDVAFGLENQGLSRQEMKKRVEEALDLVGMLDFKKREPARLSGGQKQRVAIAGVVALRPAILILDEATSMLDPEGRRELIETVKEIRKDYDMTVISITHDLEEVAMSDRVLIMKKGEIESTSSPRELFSRNDLDQIGLDDPFANQLKHSLSQNGYDLPENYLTESELEDKLWELL
- the pgsA gene encoding CDP-diacylglycerol--glycerol-3-phosphate 3-phosphatidyltransferase, giving the protein MKKEQIPNLLTIGRILFIPIFIFILTIGNSLESHIVAAIIFAIASITDYLDGYLARKWSVVSNFGKFADPMADKLLVMSAFIMLIELGMAPAWIVAVIICRELAVTGLRLLLVETGGTVLAAAMPGKIKTFSQMFAIIFLLLHWTLLGQVLLYVALFFTIYSGYDYFKGSAYVFKGTFGSK
- the rodZ gene encoding cytoskeleton protein RodZ, encoding MRKKTIGEVLRLARINQGLSLDELQKKTEIQLDMLEAMEADDFDQLPSPFYARSFLRKYAWAVELDERIVLDAYDSGSMITYEEVDVDQEELTGRRRSSKKNRTSFLPLFYFILFALSIVIFVTYYVWNYIQTQPERSSASSYSVVQATSSTSSVTPSSSSSSSSSSSNMEPAITVSGEGNIVEVAYKTSKETAKLQLSVSDARSWVSVSESDLEGGVTLSQDNKSAETTVSTKNPVTITLGVVKGVTLTVDNQTVDLSKLTAQTGKITLTFTKN
- the yfmH gene encoding EF-P 5-aminopentanol modification-associated protein YfmH, producing the protein MTKVVFEEKYYPAVKEMVYRTRLSNGLTVALLPKKEFKEVYGSVTVQFGSVDMLVTEVDGDVKEYPAGIAHFLEHKLFEREDSGDLMSAFTSLGADSNAFTSFTKTSYLFSATDHFLENLDLLDELVTSAHFTEDSILREQDIIQQEREMYQDDPDSCLFFSTLANLYPGTPLATDIVGSEESISQINLINLKDNFTRFYKPVNMSLFLVGNFEVEQVQDYFERKELKDLDVQGVVREKIVLQDVKQTESMRMEVSSPKLAIGIRGKREVAETDCYRHHILLKLLFTMMFCWTSDRFQKLYESGKIDASLSLEIEVTSRFHFVILTMDTKEPVALSHQFRKAICNFAKDLDITEDHLDIIKREMFGEFFSSMNSLEFIATQYDAFENGETIFDLPKILQEITLEDVLDAGHHLIDDGDIVDFTIFPS